One window of Nocardia sp. NBC_00508 genomic DNA carries:
- a CDS encoding IS3 family transposase (programmed frameshift), whose translation MPKPYPREFRDDVVRVARNRDDGVTLEQIAADFGIHPMTLSKWMRQADVDEGTKPGTSTSESAELRAAKRRIRLLEQENEVLKRAAAYFAQANLPKMIYPLVRELAEDGIPVTVTCRVLKLARQPYYRWLAEPVTAAELDQAYRANALFDAHRDDPEFGYRFLADEARAAGEPMADRTAWRICSAQGWWSAFGKKRRGKGKAGPPVHDDLVQRDFTAEAPNRLWLADISEHQTGEGKLYICAVKDVYSNRIVGYSIDSRMKSALAVHALNNAVARRGEVAGCILHTDRGSQFRSRKFVRALTRHGMAGSMGRVGAAGDNAAMESFFALLQKNVLDRRSWCSREELRIAIVTWIERTYHRRRRQATLGRLTPVQYETIMTPPASQAA comes from the exons GTGCCGAAGCCCTATCCCCGTGAGTTCCGCGACGATGTCGTGCGTGTGGCTCGCAATCGCGACGATGGTGTGACGCTGGAGCAGATCGCCGCCGATTTCGGGATCCACCCGATGACGCTGTCGAAATGGATGCGTCAGGCCGACGTCGACGAGGGAACCAAACCGGGCACCAGCACGAGCGAGTCGGCCGAGCTGCGGGCGGCGAAACGGCGAATCCGGTTGCTGGAGCAGGAGAACGAGGTCCTCAAACGGGCCGCCGCTTATTTCGCGCAGGCGAACCTGCCG AAAATGATCTACCCGCTCGTCCGCGAGCTGGCCGAAGACGGGATCCCCGTCACGGTGACGTGCCGGGTGCTGAAACTGGCTCGTCAGCCGTACTACCGATGGCTGGCCGAACCGGTCACTGCCGCCGAACTCGACCAGGCGTATCGGGCCAACGCGCTGTTCGACGCCCATCGCGACGATCCCGAATTCGGGTACCGATTTCTCGCCGACGAGGCCCGCGCCGCCGGTGAACCGATGGCCGACCGCACTGCATGGCGGATCTGTTCGGCCCAGGGCTGGTGGAGTGCGTTCGGCAAGAAGCGACGCGGAAAGGGCAAGGCCGGCCCGCCGGTCCACGATGACCTGGTCCAACGCGACTTCACCGCTGAGGCTCCGAATCGGTTGTGGCTGGCCGACATTTCCGAACATCAGACAGGCGAGGGCAAGCTCTACATTTGTGCGGTCAAGGACGTCTATTCCAACCGGATCGTCGGCTACTCCATCGACTCACGCATGAAATCGGCGCTGGCGGTGCACGCGCTCAACAATGCGGTGGCTCGCCGTGGCGAGGTGGCCGGTTGCATTCTGCACACCGACCGCGGATCGCAATTTCGCAGCCGGAAATTCGTGCGAGCCCTGACTCGTCACGGCATGGCCGGGTCGATGGGCCGTGTCGGCGCGGCCGGTGACAATGCCGCCATGGAGAGTTTCTTCGCGCTGCTGCAGAAGAATGTCCTCGACCGCCGATCCTGGTGCAGCCGTGAGGAATTGCGCATCGCGATCGTCACCTGGATCGAACGGACCTACCACCGCCGCCGACGCCAAGCTACCCTCGGCCGTTTGACGCCGGTCCAATACGAGACCATCATGACCCCACCGGCCAGTCAGGCCGCGTGA
- a CDS encoding MptD family putative ECF transporter S component — MRAVSTVNVESTGRRIDFRMSPRDLINIGVFGALYVVTVGVFSLLEYLNPVATLVSVAASIVGAGVPFMLFLTRVRHAGMITVLAVIVSGFMLLIGGPPIGFVVGMAAAVIAEVLLWVGRYRSRQLSVLAYAVFSTWFVGLFLPLFYARDEFLSSTSMQERGAGYIEQLDALLSPAVLLTFALSTLVFGLIGGVLGLRLLDKHFRKAGLA, encoded by the coding sequence ATGAGAGCAGTAAGCACCGTGAACGTCGAATCCACCGGTCGCCGTATCGATTTCCGGATGAGTCCGAGGGATCTCATCAATATCGGAGTCTTCGGCGCGCTCTACGTCGTGACCGTGGGCGTATTCAGCCTGCTCGAATACCTCAATCCGGTGGCGACACTGGTATCGGTCGCGGCGAGCATCGTCGGGGCGGGTGTGCCTTTCATGCTGTTCCTCACCAGGGTTCGGCATGCCGGCATGATCACCGTCTTGGCCGTCATCGTCAGCGGTTTCATGCTGCTCATCGGAGGGCCGCCGATCGGTTTCGTCGTCGGGATGGCGGCGGCGGTGATCGCCGAGGTGCTGCTGTGGGTGGGCCGATACCGTTCGCGGCAGTTGAGTGTGCTCGCCTATGCCGTATTCAGCACCTGGTTCGTGGGGCTTTTTCTGCCGCTGTTCTATGCCCGCGACGAATTCCTGTCCAGCACGTCTATGCAGGAGAGGGGTGCGGGCTATATCGAACAGTTGGACGCGCTGCTCTCGCCGGCCGTGCTGCTCACCTTCGCCCTGTCCACACTTGTCTTCGGCCTGATCGGAGGTGTGCTGGGACTTCGGTTGCTGGACAAGCACTTCCGGAAAGCCGGACTGGCGTGA
- a CDS encoding ABC transporter ATP-binding protein, with the protein MIRMLLRVLGPEYAPPVRRTVALMTTTAVVEGLSYALLVPVLRALFGSTPGDAWPWLTAFGAAVAAFAALRYLSDLSGFRVGTTLLRGMYHRLGDHLARLPLGWYSASRVGEVSVLASRGVLDAMSVIAHLLAPFISAAVTPLTIVVVMLAFNWQLGLAAVLAAPLVAAVQVWTGRSTAACDAESAEREHDATGRVIEFLRAQPVLRAGGRTTERFRLLDDSLRELERASRRSTVSALPGVVGLTLTVQAMFTALLVLAAHLALGGNIGAAESLAILVLAARCADPLLSLADIGGKLRSARSVLVRLDALLRTEPLPEPRESIQPQRHDLEFDSVTFRHGGRTVIDDVSLSVPQGQRLAIVGPSGAGKSTVLQLLARFYDVDAGAVRVGGVDVRAISTEELMAQIAIVFQDVYLFDGTIEDNVRLGRPDAGDAEVRAAATAARLDEVIERLPDGWATKVGEGGALLSGGERQRVSIARALLKNAPIVLLDEVTSALDPVNEAAVHQGIERLMTGRTVVMVAHRLRTVRRADRVVFFDRGRIVEAGSHDELLRRGGRYADVWNLSLIPTAGE; encoded by the coding sequence ATGATTCGAATGCTGTTGCGCGTGCTGGGACCCGAGTACGCCCCTCCGGTGCGCCGCACTGTGGCGCTGATGACGACGACCGCCGTCGTCGAGGGATTGTCCTACGCACTGCTGGTTCCGGTGCTGCGGGCGCTATTCGGGAGCACGCCCGGGGATGCCTGGCCCTGGCTGACCGCGTTCGGGGCCGCGGTCGCGGCCTTCGCGGCGCTGCGCTATCTCAGCGATCTGTCCGGTTTCCGCGTCGGGACCACGCTGCTGCGCGGCATGTACCACCGGCTCGGCGATCACCTGGCCCGCTTGCCCCTCGGCTGGTACAGCGCGAGCCGGGTCGGGGAAGTGTCCGTCCTGGCCAGCCGCGGTGTTCTGGATGCGATGAGCGTGATCGCGCATCTGCTGGCGCCGTTCATCTCCGCCGCGGTGACTCCGCTGACGATCGTTGTCGTCATGCTCGCCTTCAACTGGCAATTGGGGTTGGCCGCAGTGCTCGCCGCCCCGCTCGTGGCGGCGGTCCAGGTCTGGACGGGACGGTCGACGGCCGCCTGCGACGCCGAGAGCGCCGAACGCGAACATGACGCCACCGGGCGGGTCATCGAATTTCTCCGAGCACAGCCGGTGCTACGCGCCGGCGGCCGGACCACGGAACGCTTCCGGTTGCTCGACGACTCGCTGCGTGAGCTCGAGCGCGCGTCCCGCCGTTCGACCGTGTCCGCACTGCCCGGCGTGGTGGGCCTGACGCTCACGGTGCAGGCGATGTTCACCGCGCTGCTGGTCCTGGCCGCTCACCTGGCGCTCGGCGGAAACATCGGCGCAGCAGAGTCTTTGGCGATCCTGGTGCTCGCGGCCCGCTGCGCGGATCCGCTGCTGTCGCTGGCGGATATCGGCGGCAAACTCCGCAGCGCGCGTTCCGTGCTGGTGCGACTCGATGCGCTCTTGCGCACCGAGCCGTTGCCGGAGCCGCGCGAATCGATCCAGCCGCAACGCCACGACCTCGAGTTCGACTCCGTCACCTTCCGGCACGGCGGCCGCACGGTGATCGACGACGTTTCACTGTCCGTGCCGCAGGGACAGCGGCTCGCCATCGTCGGACCGTCGGGTGCGGGCAAAAGCACAGTGCTGCAACTGCTTGCACGGTTCTACGACGTGGACGCGGGCGCGGTGCGCGTGGGCGGCGTAGACGTGCGCGCGATCAGCACCGAGGAGTTGATGGCGCAGATCGCCATCGTTTTCCAGGACGTCTATCTCTTCGACGGAACCATCGAGGACAACGTGCGCTTGGGCCGTCCCGACGCCGGCGACGCCGAGGTGCGCGCGGCCGCGACCGCGGCGCGATTGGACGAGGTGATCGAGCGGCTGCCCGACGGCTGGGCGACAAAAGTCGGCGAGGGTGGCGCACTGCTGTCCGGCGGTGAGCGCCAACGTGTTTCGATCGCACGCGCACTGCTGAAGAACGCACCTATCGTGCTGCTGGACGAGGTGACCTCCGCACTGGACCCGGTGAACGAGGCGGCTGTCCACCAGGGTATCGAGCGCCTGATGACGGGCCGGACCGTGGTTATGGTCGCGCATCGGCTGCGGACCGTGCGACGAGCCGATCGCGTCGTCTTCTTCGACCGCGGCCGCATCGTGGAAGCGGGCAGCCACGACGAGTTGCTGCGCCGCGGTGGCCGCTACGCCGATGTCTGGAATCTCTCCCTGATACCGACAGCAGGCGAATGA
- a CDS encoding alpha/beta hydrolase, translating to MRGKVPLGVRILTALTTEPDWDSITPAQVIEVREAQHRKRRSALGRFVTGKRDRGAQITTSVLDLPGRRLSARVYRPERGGSELPLIVAFHGGGLILGAPDQDDWLLSHLAANCPAVVVSVDYRLAPEHPVPAPVEDAYDSVSHLVDEAARWGADPTRLALLGASAGATLATLTAIRAVGLGLPVRAQVLINPQLDWTDRAFEYPSFTENADSPTATPANCRAVQRIVLPESFDPRVMSPVHSDNLAGLPPALVQAVGTDPLEDQAPAYAARLREAGVEVTLTRYPEAVHAFLSMPGLVPAARPARAEILAHLRSHLLERSGSAATRATKAGRR from the coding sequence ATGCGAGGCAAGGTTCCCCTGGGGGTGCGGATTCTGACCGCACTCACGACCGAACCGGACTGGGATTCGATCACCCCGGCCCAGGTCATCGAGGTGCGTGAAGCCCAGCACCGCAAGCGCCGGTCCGCGCTCGGCAGGTTCGTCACCGGCAAGCGCGATCGCGGCGCACAGATCACCACATCCGTACTCGATCTGCCGGGGCGTCGGCTGAGTGCCCGCGTGTACCGGCCCGAGCGGGGAGGTTCGGAGCTGCCGCTGATCGTCGCGTTCCACGGCGGTGGATTGATTCTCGGCGCACCGGATCAGGACGATTGGCTGCTCAGTCACCTGGCGGCCAACTGTCCGGCCGTGGTCGTCTCGGTCGACTATCGGCTGGCGCCCGAGCACCCGGTGCCCGCGCCCGTCGAGGACGCCTACGACTCCGTATCCCACCTCGTCGACGAGGCCGCGCGCTGGGGAGCCGATCCCACTCGACTCGCCCTATTGGGTGCCAGCGCGGGAGCCACGCTCGCGACACTGACTGCGATCAGGGCGGTCGGACTGGGGCTGCCGGTACGCGCCCAGGTGCTGATCAATCCGCAGCTGGATTGGACCGACCGTGCCTTCGAGTACCCGTCGTTCACCGAGAACGCAGACAGCCCCACCGCGACACCGGCCAATTGCCGCGCGGTGCAGCGCATCGTGCTTCCCGAATCCTTCGACCCTCGCGTGATGTCACCAGTGCACAGCGACAACCTCGCGGGACTCCCTCCGGCCCTTGTCCAAGCCGTGGGTACGGACCCGCTGGAAGATCAGGCACCGGCCTATGCCGCTCGGCTGCGGGAGGCCGGAGTCGAGGTGACGCTGACCCGCTACCCGGAAGCGGTGCACGCCTTCCTGAGCATGCCCGGACTGGTCCCCGCGGCCCGGCCCGCACGCGCCGAGATCCTCGCTCACCTGCGCAGCCACCTGCTGGAGCGCTCGGGCAGTGCTGCGACGAGAGCGACGAAGGCAGGGCGGCGATGA
- a CDS encoding energy-coupling factor transporter transmembrane component T, with the protein MSGTFPQPGRAATGETVPAASTGTVPRWAPDPRTVVALLLAASITVMGPGGVWFIPAALTAGVLLAISERAWRRAIGLPLAAGAVAAVAYLLPSVAAWPVVGVAGIVTGYALRLVAVGGIAAHLIRTVSPTRFTAALRSARVPSAVTVSGAVMLRFAPTIVAEARAVRDAMQLRGLGGRWAMLRHPIRSIEYFTVPLMASSLLAAEDLSASALLRGLGSHTRPTSMYPLRFGPADAVAGAVVVMLVAVTVLWRSKR; encoded by the coding sequence GTGAGCGGTACTTTCCCGCAGCCGGGCCGAGCCGCAACGGGCGAGACGGTCCCCGCCGCATCGACGGGGACCGTCCCACGGTGGGCGCCGGACCCGCGCACTGTGGTGGCGCTGCTGCTGGCCGCGAGCATCACCGTCATGGGGCCCGGGGGAGTGTGGTTCATTCCGGCCGCGCTGACTGCCGGTGTGCTGCTGGCGATCTCCGAGCGCGCCTGGCGGCGCGCGATCGGATTGCCGCTGGCCGCGGGGGCTGTTGCCGCGGTGGCCTACCTGCTGCCGTCGGTCGCCGCATGGCCGGTGGTCGGCGTCGCCGGGATCGTCACCGGATACGCGCTACGGCTGGTGGCGGTGGGAGGCATAGCCGCACACCTGATCCGCACCGTCTCACCGACCCGGTTCACCGCTGCGCTGCGGTCGGCGCGGGTGCCGTCCGCGGTCACGGTGTCCGGTGCGGTGATGCTGCGGTTCGCGCCCACCATCGTCGCCGAGGCGCGGGCGGTGCGTGACGCCATGCAGCTGCGCGGGCTGGGCGGCCGGTGGGCGATGCTGCGGCATCCGATCCGCAGCATCGAGTACTTCACGGTGCCGCTGATGGCGTCGAGCCTGCTTGCGGCCGAAGATCTTTCGGCGTCGGCGTTGTTGCGCGGGCTGGGCTCGCACACGCGGCCGACGTCGATGTATCCGCTTCGGTTCGGCCCCGCCGACGCGGTGGCCGGGGCCGTGGTCGTGATGCTCGTGGCGGTGACGGTGCTGTGGAGGTCCAAGCGATGA
- a CDS encoding DUF418 domain-containing protein: MPRPIESVSAVGATTQRVVTLDVARGFALFGILITNAAVLTGILSSDGPTTPMRLWTHAGPVDRVTDAVVEALFQGRFYLLFAFLFGYSFTLQMEAARRAGASGSMRMLRRCCALFLIGAAHALLLWVGDILTLYAMLGLILLLLRGIRPSVAVGAGVVLFVAFSLLAFLPEGATDWSTWLLLPEMRSGYAGGALDTLAVQLDVAPRFVRMTWLGQGATSLALFLLGMAAGKNGLLQDAERVRRWTPFVLYVGFGVGLPVSAVTFTDVAGIGSAPANWSGVQQLVNPLMTFAYLALVIRLAQTPRCAAAIGWLAPIGRMSASHYIAQSVVLMVLYSGYGPALAGRVPAPVVIALGVLTFGSLGVASRWWLARHAYGPVEWCLRAATYARIPQWKRDSPPYGQRPAFDEERADFSQDRNESV, encoded by the coding sequence ATGCCCCGCCCAATCGAATCAGTGTCCGCTGTCGGCGCTACCACACAGCGGGTCGTCACTCTCGACGTGGCGCGAGGCTTCGCCCTCTTCGGGATCCTGATCACCAATGCCGCCGTTCTGACCGGAATCCTGTCATCCGACGGGCCGACAACGCCGATGCGGTTGTGGACGCACGCCGGCCCGGTCGACCGTGTCACCGACGCCGTGGTGGAAGCGTTGTTCCAAGGCAGGTTCTATCTCCTGTTCGCGTTCCTGTTCGGTTACTCCTTCACCCTTCAGATGGAGGCGGCACGGCGTGCCGGGGCGTCGGGGTCGATGAGAATGCTCCGCCGGTGCTGCGCGCTGTTTCTGATCGGAGCTGCCCACGCACTGCTGTTGTGGGTCGGCGACATCCTCACGCTGTACGCGATGCTGGGTCTGATTCTGTTGCTGCTGCGGGGCATCCGGCCCAGCGTCGCGGTCGGCGCGGGCGTTGTGCTCTTCGTGGCATTCAGCCTGCTGGCGTTTCTGCCCGAAGGTGCGACAGACTGGAGCACTTGGCTGCTTCTCCCCGAGATGCGTTCGGGGTATGCGGGTGGCGCGCTGGACACGCTGGCCGTACAGCTGGATGTGGCGCCGCGCTTCGTTCGGATGACCTGGCTCGGTCAGGGGGCCACCAGCCTCGCACTCTTCCTCCTCGGAATGGCCGCGGGCAAGAACGGGCTGTTGCAGGACGCCGAGAGAGTGCGGCGATGGACACCATTCGTGCTGTACGTGGGATTCGGTGTCGGGCTGCCTGTTTCGGCCGTGACGTTCACCGACGTGGCGGGCATCGGATCTGCGCCCGCCAATTGGAGCGGTGTGCAGCAGTTGGTCAACCCCCTGATGACGTTCGCTTACCTGGCGCTGGTGATCCGGCTGGCGCAGACTCCCCGCTGCGCGGCCGCGATCGGATGGCTGGCGCCGATCGGCCGGATGTCGGCCAGCCACTACATCGCGCAGTCGGTGGTATTGATGGTGCTCTATAGCGGGTACGGACCAGCGCTGGCCGGTCGAGTTCCGGCGCCGGTCGTCATCGCACTCGGCGTGCTGACCTTCGGATCGCTGGGGGTGGCAAGCCGGTGGTGGCTGGCGCGGCATGCATACGGACCGGTCGAATGGTGTCTGCGCGCCGCCACCTATGCACGCATACCTCAATGGAAGCGCGATTCCCCTCCGTACGGGCAGCGACCGGCATTCGACGAAGAACGGGCCGACTTCTCGCAGGATCGAAACGAGAGCGTCTGA
- a CDS encoding ABC transporter ATP-binding protein, with product MTTTDLAEARALSPAPADADSAAGQSVSRLLRPYLGSFAAVAILQVIGAVAGLAPLLAVVELGRTLLSPGPIDHGHVRIVVLAGAAGLFVRLLFTAASSGIGHLLDGQVQLSFRRQLAARLGRVPIGWFSRRRTGELAQLVGDDVSAVHPFIAHSPGELVSAFVVPLVSLTYLFTVDWRLTLITLIPVVLAVALVPLMMTPPRLGEQEEFDAAMGRVASSVVEFVQGIAVVKAFGGSGRAHRAFRTAVDDFVGTFFRWVRGLAPIAAGMQLALSPPFVLLVVLVGGAVLITNGSLARADLLPFLLLGLGLTAPVAALGHGFDEMQAARRAFGRIRDVLAVPSLPEPAHPLAPQGHRVELRGVRFGYDAGREVLRGIDLVLEPGTVTALVGPSGSGKSTLVQLLPRFFDPTQGSVAVGGVDLRELGSRELYRMVSFVFQDVRLLRASVADNIALAVPHADLDDVVRAARLANIHDRILELPRGYDSVIGADTGLSGGEAQRISLARALLADTPVLVLDEATAFADPQTEQAVRQALSALSGDRTILVIAHRLETVADADTVVVLEDGTIVERGRPAELLAHNGKFAAFWQSHRSAIADEVETRSGALRGDEYR from the coding sequence ATGACCACCACCGATCTTGCTGAGGCGAGGGCGCTGTCCCCGGCGCCCGCGGATGCCGATTCCGCTGCGGGACAAAGTGTCTCCAGGCTGCTGCGCCCTTATCTGGGCAGTTTCGCCGCCGTGGCGATCCTGCAGGTCATCGGCGCTGTCGCGGGGTTGGCCCCGCTGCTGGCGGTTGTCGAATTGGGGCGAACCCTGTTGTCGCCCGGTCCGATCGATCACGGTCATGTTCGGATCGTCGTGCTCGCGGGTGCGGCCGGCTTGTTCGTCCGACTGCTGTTCACAGCCGCGTCGTCCGGAATCGGACATCTGCTCGACGGCCAGGTGCAGCTGTCGTTTCGCAGGCAACTGGCCGCGCGGCTGGGCCGCGTACCGATCGGCTGGTTCTCCCGCCGCCGGACCGGTGAGCTGGCCCAGCTGGTGGGCGACGATGTGAGCGCCGTGCACCCGTTCATCGCCCACTCCCCCGGCGAACTGGTCTCCGCTTTCGTGGTGCCGCTGGTGTCGCTGACCTACTTGTTCACCGTGGACTGGCGGCTCACGCTGATCACGCTGATTCCGGTGGTGCTGGCGGTGGCACTGGTCCCGTTGATGATGACCCCGCCCCGGCTGGGTGAGCAGGAGGAGTTCGACGCGGCGATGGGACGGGTCGCGAGTTCGGTCGTCGAGTTCGTGCAGGGTATCGCGGTGGTCAAGGCGTTCGGCGGGTCCGGGCGCGCCCACCGTGCATTCCGCACGGCCGTGGACGATTTCGTCGGCACCTTCTTCCGGTGGGTGCGCGGTCTCGCCCCGATCGCCGCGGGGATGCAGTTGGCGCTGTCGCCGCCGTTCGTGCTGCTGGTTGTGCTGGTCGGTGGTGCGGTTCTGATCACGAACGGTTCGCTGGCGCGTGCGGATCTGTTGCCCTTCCTGCTGCTGGGACTCGGCCTGACTGCTCCGGTGGCGGCGCTGGGCCACGGCTTCGACGAGATGCAGGCCGCCCGGCGCGCGTTCGGCCGGATCCGGGACGTGCTGGCCGTGCCGTCGCTGCCGGAGCCCGCGCATCCGCTCGCACCACAGGGGCACCGGGTGGAACTGCGTGGCGTCCGATTCGGCTACGACGCCGGCCGCGAGGTGCTGCGTGGGATCGACCTGGTGCTCGAGCCGGGCACCGTCACCGCGCTCGTGGGTCCGTCGGGAAGTGGCAAATCCACGCTGGTGCAGCTGTTGCCACGGTTCTTCGACCCCACTCAGGGTTCGGTCGCCGTGGGCGGAGTCGATCTGCGTGAGCTCGGCAGCCGGGAGCTCTATCGGATGGTCTCCTTCGTCTTCCAGGACGTTCGCCTGCTGCGCGCGTCGGTCGCGGACAATATCGCGCTGGCGGTACCGCATGCCGACCTCGACGACGTAGTCCGCGCCGCCCGGCTGGCGAATATTCACGATCGAATTCTCGAGCTGCCGCGGGGTTACGATTCGGTGATCGGTGCGGATACCGGACTGTCCGGTGGTGAGGCACAACGGATTTCGCTCGCCCGCGCGCTGCTCGCCGACACGCCCGTGCTCGTGCTCGACGAGGCGACCGCCTTCGCCGACCCGCAAACCGAACAGGCAGTGCGCCAAGCACTTTCGGCGCTGTCGGGTGATCGGACGATCCTGGTCATCGCCCATCGCCTGGAGACGGTTGCCGACGCCGACACCGTCGTGGTGCTGGAGGACGGGACGATCGTCGAGCGCGGCAGGCCCGCCGAGCTGTTGGCGCACAACGGAAAGTTCGCCGCGTTCTGGCAATCCCATCGATCCGCGATCGCCGACGAGGTCGAAACCCGTTCCGGGGCGCTGCGAGGAGACGAGTACCGATGA
- a CDS encoding ABC transporter ATP-binding protein, whose protein sequence is MILLKDVRWTYQGGATPVLGGLDLHVRRGETVVVCGPSGSGKSSALRLMNGLIPHIHAGTLHGEVRVGGEPITDLAQVGRVTGTVLQHPRRQFFTDAVDAELAFALENFGTPPQRIRDRVGAVIADFELTDLAHTRLRDLSGGQQQRVACAAAVTHEPPLLLFDEPTSNLSPQGIADLTATLRRLRDLDVTLVIAEHRLHYLRELADRFVVLPHNGRIGKEWTRAEFAGLTDQMLRAEGLRGLETPERPVLAPALAHGPSIGAGQPLPQGTAVEDQVGEKTSIAATPGPDAVGGGILLRGIRCAFRGRRVLDIVEAHLPGGAITAVTGPNGAGKSTLARILAGLQRHAGEVLLDGRPLSRSQRQRESAIVMQDVQRQLFTDSVTAELRLGARQDHAGHAAAVLADLGLEDLGDRHPLSLSGGQQQRLVVATARLSGRRIVIFDEPSSGVDRRHLQSITRAMRDIAAGGAVVVLISHDADLLALAADQELRLRPIYTGAGASKA, encoded by the coding sequence ATGATTCTCCTGAAGGATGTCCGGTGGACGTATCAGGGCGGCGCCACCCCCGTACTCGGCGGATTGGACCTGCACGTCCGGCGCGGTGAGACGGTGGTGGTGTGCGGGCCGAGCGGATCGGGCAAGAGTTCGGCGCTGCGGTTGATGAACGGCCTCATCCCGCACATCCATGCGGGGACCCTGCACGGGGAGGTCCGCGTCGGTGGGGAGCCGATCACCGATCTCGCGCAGGTCGGGCGAGTGACGGGCACGGTGCTGCAGCATCCGCGCCGCCAGTTCTTCACCGACGCGGTCGATGCCGAATTGGCGTTCGCGCTGGAGAACTTCGGTACTCCTCCGCAGCGGATCCGCGACCGGGTCGGCGCGGTCATCGCCGACTTCGAGCTCACCGATCTCGCCCACACCCGGTTGCGGGATCTGTCGGGCGGCCAGCAGCAGCGGGTGGCGTGCGCGGCGGCCGTCACCCATGAACCACCCCTGCTGCTGTTCGACGAACCGACCTCCAACCTTTCGCCGCAGGGCATCGCAGATCTCACCGCTACGCTGCGTCGGCTGCGAGACCTGGACGTGACCCTCGTCATCGCCGAACACCGGCTGCACTATCTGCGCGAACTCGCCGACCGGTTCGTGGTACTCCCCCACAATGGCCGAATCGGAAAGGAGTGGACCAGAGCCGAATTTGCCGGACTGACCGACCAGATGCTCCGCGCGGAGGGATTGCGCGGCCTCGAAACACCCGAAAGACCGGTATTGGCACCGGCTTTGGCTCACGGACCCAGCATCGGGGCTGGGCAACCCTTGCCGCAGGGCACCGCAGTAGAGGACCAAGTCGGCGAAAAGACTTCCATCGCAGCAACACCCGGCCCGGACGCGGTTGGTGGCGGTATCCTCCTCCGAGGGATCCGTTGCGCATTCCGCGGACGCCGCGTGCTCGACATCGTGGAGGCACATCTGCCCGGCGGCGCCATCACCGCCGTTACCGGCCCCAACGGTGCGGGAAAAAGCACCTTGGCCCGAATCCTCGCCGGGCTGCAACGGCACGCCGGTGAGGTGCTCCTCGACGGCCGCCCGCTGTCCCGCTCGCAGCGGCAGCGCGAATCCGCCATCGTCATGCAGGATGTACAGCGGCAACTGTTCACCGACAGCGTTACCGCCGAACTCCGGCTTGGTGCGCGCCAGGATCACGCGGGACATGCCGCCGCCGTGCTCGCCGATCTCGGCCTGGAGGATTTAGGCGACCGGCACCCGCTGTCGCTGTCCGGCGGTCAGCAGCAGCGCCTGGTCGTCGCCACGGCCCGCCTCAGCGGCCGCCGAATCGTCATCTTCGACGAACCCAGCTCCGGTGTCGACCGCCGCCACCTGCAATCGATCACGCGGGCCATGCGCGACATCGCCGCAGGCGGTGCGGTGGTCGTCCTCATCAGCCATGACGCCGACCTGCTCGCTCTAGCCGCGGACCAGGAGCTGCGTTTGCGTCCCATCTACACGGGCGCCGGAGCAAGCAAGGCGTAG